AGGGGAATTAGATCGAACACCGTCTTCACTGTGACTGCCTCTTTCTTCTGATTGCATCTGCTCAGATTGTGTATGTTCCTGCTTTTGTAGCATTTGATGGGACGTGGGAGGTGGTGCAGCCACCGGAGCATAGATTCCGTTGGCCGCCGCAGCAGCTAAGGTGGATGTTTCCCCTGATGCTGTTGTTGTCGCTACTGCTGCATATTCAGGCGGCGGCACCCATATGCCTCCGACAACTACAAACTGAGGTGCTGCTTGTGGATTGCTGTTGTTGTGGATTGCTGGGCTTGGTCTTCTCGTATGCAAACGGTATTTCTAAAAGATAGGACAAATTACAATTTATAAAGAACTGAAATGTGTTACCTTGGACAGGACTCGATTACCAAAAGTGGATAATCTTATTCATGAAACCAATTAAATCAGCTTTTGTCATAACCTGAAACACTTCCCAATTTTGCTAGACAAAAGCTTATCCAAAAAATCCACAGATCCCATTTTGAATTCCAGAAAGCTTTTGGGAAAACAAGTATGCCGTTTTGTTTTATGAACTATAGCACATTATTAACTTGTGTACCAACCTGTAAATGGCTCTTTACTTCATCATTAGTTAGTCCATCCACCTTCATTATCTCTCTAATCTGCTTTGGCGTTGCAGCTGCAATTCATTGAAttaaagttatttaaaaaaaaaacattcaaTTGTATCTAAATCCGACGTTACATCGAAACATAGCCAAAAAAATGTATGCCCTTGAAAGATCACTCACCATGTGAGCCGCCAAGCTGTTGAAGGGCATGCAAGAAGCGTCTATGCAGCTCCGGTGACCAACAGCGCCTCTGCTTTCTTTCGTTTTGCCcgtttttctcttcttttctttcactTCCACCAACAATCCCTGCTCCAGTTCCTGTATCGGCCGTCGAACTGGTTGCGGAAGCCGGCACTGAAGATGGGGTTTTGGCTATAGTCTGGATACTCTTCCCTGTGGTCTTCTCTTTTTGAAATGGCTGAAATGCACCACCATTTCTCTTCAACTCCGTCACCACTGCCTTTCTGGGTACATCCTGCAACAATTTAAATAACAATAACAGAAGAAAACATCAGTTTTCTCCATTTATTTAAATCTGTaaccaaaaagaaaataacCAATGGATGTTGGTGGGTACCTCTTCGGGAGATGGATCTGGAGATTGATTCCACAACTGGACAGATCTAAGCCAATCAGATTTCTTCCTATGATCACTGCTGTTCTTGTCCTTGTTGTTGCTGCTGCCGCTATTGTTGACCACAGTTTTATTTCGCTTGTGTGAATGTTGTTCTTGATCATCGTTATCattttcatcatcatcatcattatcattaTCAGAAGAAGAGTGAGTCCTCTTGATAGGAATAAATTCTTCAAGCACCGGTCTAGTTCCTTCACTCAACGTCTGCTCCGAGCACTCCGATTGCCCATGCATGTACTCCGTCGTCGTACCAGATAACTCCCTCCTACATGCCTCGATCGCTGCACCCATCACAACCACATCCTCAAAAATCTAACCTTTTAACCATCCCTTAAAACagtaaagaaaaaggaaaggaaaaattACAAACCTTGCGTGACAAGCTCTAAACACAAAGGAAGCTCGCGTTGAAAGACCTGAATCTTACGTTTTTCTTCCTCTAATGCCTCTACATATTCATGGCACCTCTGCATCTTCTCTGCAAAATCCATCTTTCTCCTTAATAACTCTCTTGTTATTACTGCTGATGATGATGGtggtgatatatatatatagctgcCGATGATGAAGCAGATTATATGAAGAAGTGGGTTTTGAAGGTCTAAGCATAGATAGATCCGAACCAACGAGAGAGAAAGAAGGGGAGAATATGAGGTGAGAATATGGGATctaaatagaatcagaaaacggaataaacttaaaaaacaaaaacaaaccaaacaatgcccaaacaaaacaaaaaagaaaaagtttttttAGAGAGATAAAGTGGTGAGATTAAGGCTTGGTGTTTGGAGAAAATGAAAGGATgatgagaagggagaagagggAAGGAAGGAAGGAAAGAAAGAGAGGGGGGAGGAAAGAATCAAAGTCGGGGCGTCGCGTAGAAAACGAATCTTTGAAGCGTGGTATATAATTTGATTTCCCGGTTGAGAGAGAAAGAGGGGTTGAATATTCGAGGGTGTGATTCGCTTTTCGTCGGTTATCTGTGGGCTGGCAATGACGTAAGCAGTTTTCTAGCATTACATAGGTTGAGATAAGATCAAAGGAAGCTGTCTGTTCGCCCTTCTCTTCTCTTTAAAGCCATCACTCCACGACGGGTTAAAAGCCAGTTCCCAACAAATCCACGACTAAAATACGGAAATTTTCAGAATATTCACCAGTAttcttttctaaaaataaagagaacagATTCCTATTTTAGTATATACATTTCAAAAGTATtaaataatctttttttttttttaatttgtgaaAAATATATCATTTCCTCTTGCCATATTTCTAGTGGGTGCTCTTTTGTTTTTTTCGGTCGAAGGTGGGTGCATAATTGGACATATGAATCTGAAGAGGTTGGCAAGCACAATAAACATGCTACGTGTaaggataaaatttaaatatttataattttttatatattttgggtTTTTTTCTTAGCAAAATTTGATATCAcgtcaatttaatttatattaataaaaaaatactaccctttctaattttttacaattttatattattttttacatgTACACTCTCGAATTTAAactctaaataaattaaaaatcaatcaTCTTTTAACATACCACCAAATTCTCATAGAAGTCTAGATTGTCTTTTTTCCTTTGACTTCTTTCCTAAAACTCTTATtcttaattcaaaaaatatcgTCATGTCTGAAAGTGAAGACTCATTGGTACAAGGAAAAGCTGTTTTTGGTGCATATGCCATGTTTTGTGCTTTATACATCTTCAATATTAGGAAACTTAAGTGGTGATTTTTTTCAAATAGAACAATTTGGAATTACTTGACCTTAAATTTGAAGGTGCATTTAGGGAGAGGGGTTATTAACTTAAATTTGAAGATGCATTTAGGGAGAGGGGTTATTCATGAAGTTGATTGAGGAAAAGTTAGAATAACACAATGATACTCGTTGAACCACTGACATTCGGATGGTAGTCGAATTCTTATAGAAAAATCAGTTAATTAGCATACAATTCATATCGCAATTGGATAAATCAAGCTGATCGGAGTCCGGACACATTAAAAAAAGACTCAACTCGTCTGACGTGATGGTGGAGGAGAGAAGCAAGCCAAATTATGTCGCAACCCTATTGATATGAGCGTTTGTACCGTACATACGATATTGTATGATAGCGACAAGTGATATTATAATCTATAAGATGACGATTATATATTAGTAGAGTATAAggaaaaaaggaataaaaaaaagaaaatgtgaaCTATTCaacctaaatttatttattaatacttAAATCTTATTTTCTTGTGGATCTATCATCACACATATATAggtgattattttattatttttttaaccctAAAAATAATTTTGGAGCACTTACAAATTTAATATCATGGTATAGGTGgttatcttattatttttttaaccctaaaaataattttgaagtaCTCACAAGTTTAATATCATGGTAAATATATTTAgttgaatattaaaatattttaaattgagattttatttctttaaaaaaaagaatggaatacatttaataataattataaattataaaaattaactgttaagaaaataatagaggtagaattacaaattttaaaaagaatgattttttttttttgcaattaaCTCTAAAATGTAACATAATTcacatattaaatttataataaatcaaatttagCAAAAAATTTTGCTGTATTTTATATCAATTCTCTAGAGTTTGACCTAACGACAGTAATGGTTATAAGGAGATTAAAAAAACGATAATGGAGATCAAGGTTATTTCGAGGTTCATAgaatttaacttaaattaatataattagttgaattaaagtataaaataaaaaatcatttatataaaaatatgaattcagcttaagttattaaataatttcatttaatttaatgcaataaaattaaatctaatagaTTGGTTCAATTTTTTACACAAATAAATCAGATGATCCGAGATCCAATGGAAtaaggttttacaagggttttgtattactgaataaggcttaagctttctgaggaggggtctcctcttttatacattatcttgcttgctggtgacgtgtaaaggtttttccaggattgggccacgcgtctctgccatccggattcggaggtactagggtatcagccgcctgctccatgcgtaacggcctctgattctcctcatgcgtacgttcgagcggatctgccaggctgtctggtgaatattattctggatcctggactgggctgagagttgggccggatgctaagcctgagtggagagggcctgcttcgtgcgggccgggccggtttgagtgaggaagatgggtcgagcccggccttgagggTTGGATGAGCCATGATTGTTATAtgtatcaggtgtgtgggcctctacgtcatgggccttgggctgtggtcaagcccctggtccggggtgaaggaattcagcggtcatcaattgccccttcaccttctcggcagttattggtccaactgccgagggggtgaataccaagaactattatgatcacgtctgttcgggttcaggtgccttaataacatcctttcatctttcagtcgttgcgcagtttctgaattctatctgctctttcctctttctgtcttttctctattcttcttgtcctctgccgcctttactttcttgtcatcattatctggacatctcctttctttccttttccgtgAATACCTTTTAAGAATCTGATATCGCTGgcttagagtctagtgtagCTCTGCCCCGTACTAAGTCCACAGGCTCCAAGTATATATCAGcgccagcttttcttcattcttgagccttctgttgaaatgagaaattcttgttttatctgtggcaggtctattcgacgccttcttcaaacagattGCCTTGTGCCTCAGAGGTTTGTTTTGATTTTGCTCTTATCATCTTAAGGGAGGACTGTTTCTGACTtctctgttttgaaactttttgcagttcctgaaataaaaatgggtcagCTCAAAATTCtagaaaatttgatgttacctctaaggcgtcTGGATGGTGCTTTGAAGATCCTTCTGGTATGGCAGCTGaagggtgggaccattcgggaagctgctgaaactgctttacccaggtcgtctggccggcctcctcctctgcttgttgtccgggctccaGAGAAGGTCTGGCTGTTGAGGGGTTCACTCTAACTTCGCCTTTTTCCGCAGAGAAAAagggaatttcctcgatgcccctgttgtcctcttttgatataaatgggagtGGCGCCGGCGCTCAGCTCGTTGTtccttttgatgtgaagtaccagtattattattccctttggtgtgaagtaccagtattacgtgaggctgggatctgctgcactcagtcaggtctccagcgattttttcgaatgtgtacttcacgatctcttcggggccatagcctcgaagacttatgtttttcatgtgtggtgcacggtcggcataccatatctgagcttgttcgaatgtaccgtgcatcacatttgGGTAACCGGACGTTCGcccaggggaacagtgagaaatgcttatgggaatcaacttgttcagttcccctgtaatagcgagacagatcttggccttttctgagaAACTCTCATTCCGAGCTACGAGAAGTCCTCCGAGCTGGAGACTAGAATAATAGGGTAGGTGATAGTCGTAGATGAGGAAGTATCTGGATATGTAAattctttaaggatagtcttttatcccgtagtgtaggcctttgtaacgtgctgtaatgtgcttttcttttaatgaagttcttgtttTGCTCTCATGCTTAAGCTATTCTCTTTTTATCACGTGTGAAATACTTCAGATTGctcgccttataattttaaccaactgagctctgtcctgctttttcccgagctaatctaacctatctgcgagctctgatgagttaaactccggatccacttagtcaactgggctttcaagttttcgaactggactgtctgaccgacctgtgagctcggtctttatttcgatgaattgagctttgagtctccttcatccgtccgggctctcaggtcatgttgtccgagctgaactgaccgacctgagagttctgtctttgcttagtgaaatgagctctgagtttcctttagctggccgagctctcaagtcatgctgtccgagCTGGATtaatccgacctctgagctcggcttctgatgagttgaactctaagctctcagctttGTATGACTCCGAGGTGCTTTTGACGCTTCTTTCCGATCTCCCACCCTTTGTTTAGTATCGGTAggtcaaatcttataactttttgagTGATGcgcaagtctgacctttatcatgctcccatttgcttgtacttttgagtcttttcatgacttgcccctctgtttcctcggcatttactatagggatggtaaagtagtaggctaagttgctctgactgatgagttgggcctgTATTATGTGGGTGGCAAATGGGCTCTTAAATGATGGACTGTCATCGTAtacttggcccttgatagatgtaaagaagcccagcgatcatccttttgcccctttaccgtctcGCCGGTTGTTACCTAACCGTcaagagggtaaacttcgagaacaattaatgatcgcaccgctccaagacaaaactgttcagtatCTACGCTTTGCCTCATAAtagcctttctttctttcttttcgaattccttctgtccttTGAAGAACTAGCGCTTggttgctctctgtcttcctgcaattCCTTCTACGTCTCTTCTTTCATCccatcgtgttctcaggtacgcttccttgttcttctatggcaagtttaaagcttcctgatgtttttgaccttgagtcgcatattaccccttc
This Manihot esculenta cultivar AM560-2 chromosome 6, M.esculenta_v8, whole genome shotgun sequence DNA region includes the following protein-coding sequences:
- the LOC110618041 gene encoding transcription factor HHO3, whose amino-acid sequence is MDFAEKMQRCHEYVEALEEEKRKIQVFQRELPLCLELVTQAIEACRRELSGTTTEYMHGQSECSEQTLSEGTRPVLEEFIPIKRTHSSSDNDNDDDDENDNDDQEQHSHKRNKTVVNNSGSSNNKDKNSSDHRKKSDWLRSVQLWNQSPDPSPEEDVPRKAVVTELKRNGGAFQPFQKEKTTGKSIQTIAKTPSSVPASATSSTADTGTGAGIVGGSERKEEKNGQNERKQRRCWSPELHRRFLHALQQLGGSHAATPKQIREIMKVDGLTNDEVKSHLQKYRLHTRRPSPAIHNNSNPQAAPQFVVVGGIWVPPPEYAAVATTTASGETSTLAAAAANGIYAPVAAPPPTSHQMLQKQEHTQSEQMQSEERGSHSEDGVRSNSPATSSSTHTTTNSPLF